In one Drosophila pseudoobscura strain MV-25-SWS-2005 chromosome X, UCI_Dpse_MV25, whole genome shotgun sequence genomic region, the following are encoded:
- the rdgA gene encoding eye-specific diacylglycerol kinase isoform X11 → MQRLRTTFTRSRTPTGAEMKMQNSLEVPKQVRSASFDEMQLEAQRTSSNRLRQRASSSAEGRALEADRLQVPAGQGRSRSFDSAVIDPTSEDSGAFLDVPQRNKMPRRSSSSSPKTPPPCFHCQLVKQYERQITAEQRFFIDHRELTALSFYSDDDDDDDEEEGAVGGEGLCEDMHGACGGRPLPDVNNEAVARAQAILASTFENDPSTDCEDDAVELDLGLIHLSIEQSRARIPRQMRRHTIDSSVGNSEDEGVDGSGPNSNNSPYFGNTLMPPRPCGITFTLSPTNGDCPFLPTFAFPIDPNSPPGTPSPTQSPSPSPSPSPSPSPSPTPSVVLAVPPPLLELPSCSTGSGQQLLGSTAAVAAAALTLPAIASSQAAAAMATGAVCTLADADDAAAALGAMGLPVRPRRRSISRQEAIFVEPTGSSLENVSMSIEKADSIDAASTRANCGSPTGMFAVAHRTGFVVQDIYLTVPDLRRDRAASVDSCFSKLSSGNKTEELQPTVDGCYLTVPVINTTRSRSVDIVLPTDEQARYKALAMTGNEPGTYGRRTATGSNARRPIRIVPDWTENAINGEHYWKTSSASGDLCCLNEECIKSGQRLKCSACQLVAHINCIPYVNEKPTLLCKPTYRDVGIRQYREQTTTHHHWVHRKMEKGKCKQCGKAVQSKLFGSKEIVALSCAWCHEIYHNKDTCFNQEKIGEECRLGNYAPIIVPPSWIVKLPNKGNFKSSIRVSNKNAATGSSAAGAGGGTAAGAPGGPGGPGGPGGKGKKQTQRRQKGKDEKKGEPRAFIVKPIPSPEVIPVIVFINPKSGGNQGVKLLGKFQHLLNPRQVFDLTQGGPKMGLDMFRKAPNLRVLACGGDGTVGWVLSVLDQIHPPLSPCPAVGVLPLGTGNDLARALGWGGGYTDEPVGKILREIGMSQCVLMDRWRVKVTPNDDVCDDHMDRSKANVPLNVINNYFSFGVDAHIALEFHEAREAHPERFNSRLRNKMYYGQMGGKDLILRQYRNLSQWVTLECDGNDFTSKLRDAGCHAVLFLNIPSYGGGTHPWNDSFGATKPTIDDGLMEVVGLTTYQLPMLQAGMHGTCICQCRKARIITKRTIPMQVDGEACRVKPSIIEIELLNKALMLTKCKNGRGDVQVNPLEKLQLNILRITMQQYEQYHYQREMLSKLANKLGQIEIDSQCDLDHVRNMLNAKFEESITYPKVSQDWCFVDACTAEHYFRIDRAQEHLHYICDIAIDDLLILDHELATMPQTPDQERSFAAFSQRQAQTERRQMDQAQGHAPGSTDEDLQIGSKPIKVMKWKSPILEQTSDAILLAAQSGDLNMLRALHEQGYSLQSVNKNGETALHFACKYNHKDIVKYIISCATKRIINMPDKDHGQTALHIAADTTRRELCVMLVAAGASLQARNAEGNTPMMVAFNRNANEIATYLESKDVEAVKDENEDEKDSSTIIIVWPPPSSSM, encoded by the exons ATGCAGCGTCTTCGCACGACCTTCACGCGTTCGCGGACGCCCACCGGCgccgaaatgaaaatgcagAACAGCCTCGAGGTGCCCAAACAG GTGCGTTCCGCCTCCTTTGACGAGATGCAACTGGAGGCGCAGCGCACGTCCTCGAACCGACTGAGGCAGCGTGCCTCGTCCTCGGCGGAGGGGCGTGCCTTGGAGGCTGATCGTCTGcaggtgccggctgggcaggGCCGCTCGCGCAGCTTCGATTCGGCGGTCATCGATCCGACGAGCGAGGATTCGGGGGCATTCCTGGATGTGCCGCAGCGCAACAAGATGCCGCGGCGCAGCAGCTCGTCGAGCCCGAAGACCCCGCCGCCGTGCTTCCATTGCCAATTGGTGAAGCAGTACGAGCGCCAGATAACAGCGGAGCAGCGCTTCTTCATCGATCATCGAGAGCTCACCGCTCTCAGCTTCTACagcgatgatgacgatgacgacgacgaggaggagggtGCGGTGGGCGGTGAGGGTCTGTGCGAAGACATGCACGGTGCCTGCGGCGGACGGCCGCTTCCCGATGTGAACAACGAGGCGGTGGCTCGGGCGCAGGCCATTCTTGCATCCACATTCGAGAACGACCCGAGCACCGATTGCGAGGACGATGCGGTTGAGCTGGACCTGGGACTGATCCACTTGAGCATCGAGCAATCACGGGCTCGTATTCCGCGGCAGATGCGCCGCCACACCATCGACAGTTCGGTGGGCAATTCCGAGGATGAGGGCGTCGACGGGTCCGGGCCCAACTCCAACAATTCCCCGTATTTCGGCAACACCCTGATGCCGCCCAGACCCTGCGGCATCACCTTCACCCTGTCCCCCACCAACGGCGACTGTCCGTTCCTCCCAACCTTCGCTTTCCCCATCGATCCCAACTCCCCACCAGGCACGCCTTCGCCCACCcagtcgccatcgccatcgccatcaccatcgccgtcgccgtccCCGTCGCCCACCCCGTCGGTGGTGCTGGCCGTTCCACCCCCCCTGCTGGAGCTACCGTCCTGCTCCACGGGCAGCGGACAACAGCTGCTGGGCTCCACCGCAGctgtggccgccgccgccctcaCTCTACCGGCGATTGCCTCCTCGcaagcagccgcagccatGGCCACCGGAGCGGTCTGCACCTTGGCGGATGCAGATGACGCTGCTGCCGCTTTGGGGGCCATGGGCCTGCCGGTTCGCCCCAGACGCCGGTCCATCTCGCGGCAGGAGGCCATCTTCGTGGAGCCGACCGGCAGTTCGCTCGAGAATGTCTCGATGTCGATCGAGAAGGCCGACTCCATTGATGCCGCCTCCACCAGGGCCAACTGCGGCTCGCCCACGGGCATGTTCGCCGTCGCCCATCGCACCGGATTTGTGGTGCAGGACATCTACCTGACCGTACCGGATCTCCGACGGGATCGTGCCGCCTCCGTGGACTCGTGCTTCTCGAAGCTCTCATCAGGCAACAAAACCGAGGAGCTCCAGCCCACCGTGGATGGCTGCTACCTGACCGTACCGGTGATCAACACCACTCGCTCCCGGTCCGTGGACATAGTCCTGCCCACCGACGAGCAGGCGCGCTACAAGGCCCTGGCCATGACTGGCAACGAGCCAGGCACCTACGG CAGGCGTACCGCTACAGGCAGCAATGCCCGTCGGCCCATACGCATTGTGCCCGATTGGACAGAGAATGCAATTAATGGCGAGCACTACTGGAAGACCTCGTCGGCCTCCGGCGATCTCTGTTGCCTCAACGAGGAGTGCATT AAGAGCGGCCAGCGTTTGAAGTGCTCCGCCTGCCAGCTGGTAGCCCACATCAATTGCATTCCGTATGTGAACGAGAAGCCGACGCTGCTGTGCAAGCCCACCTATCGGGATGTGGGGATCAGGCAGTACCGGGAGCAGACGACCACCCACCACCACTGGGTGCACCGCAAGATGGAGAAGGGGAAGTGCAAGCAGTGTGGCAAG GCGGTTCAGAGCAAGCTATTTGGCTCCAAAGAAATTGTAGCTTTGTCCTGTGCCTGGTGTCATGAGATCTATCACAACAAGGACACGTGCTTCAATCAGGAGAAAATCGGCGAAGAGTGTCGTCTCG GCAACTATGCACCGATTATTGTGCCGCCATCGTGGATTGTCAAGCTGCCGAACAAGGGCAACTTCAAGTCCTCCATTCGGGTAAGCAACAAGAACGCTGCCACCGGCTCCTCCGCTGCTGGAGCCGGCGGTGGCACTGCAGCTGGCGCACCTGGCGGACCCGGCGGACCCGGCGGTCCCGGTGGCAAAGGCAAGAAGCAGACCCAGCGCCGGCAGAAGGGCAAGGACGAGAAGAAGGGAGAACCGCGCGCATTCATCGTGAAGCCCATTCCATCGCCGGAGGTAATACCGGTCATTGTCTTTATTAATCCCAAGTCCGGTGGCAATCAGGGCGTCAAGCTACTCGGCAAGTTCCAGCATCTCCTGAACCCACGCCAGGTCTTTGATCTAACGCAAGGAGGTCCCAAAATGGG TCTGGACATGTTCCGCAAGGCGCCGAATCTTCGGGTTTTGGCCTGCGGCGGCGATGGCACCGTCGGCTGGGTGCTCTCCGTCCTCGATCAGATCCATCCACCATTGTCGCCGTGCCCGGCCGTCGGTGTGCTGCCGTTGGGGACGGGCAACGATCTCGCTCGCGCTCTCGGATGGGGCGGG GGCTACACGGACGAACCGGTGGGCAAGATCCTACGCGAGATCGGGATGTCGCAGTGCGTCCTCATGGACCGCTGGCGCGTCAAGGTCACGCCCAACGACGATGTCTGCGATGACCACATGGACCGCAGCAAGGCGAACGTGCCCCTGAACGTGATCAACAACTACTTCTCGTTCGGGGTGGATGCCCACATCGCACTGGAGTTCCACGAGGCGCGGGAGGCCCATCCGGAGCGCTTCAATTCGCGGCTGCGCAACAAGATGTACTACGGCCAGATGGGGGGCAAGGATCTGATCCTGCGCCAGTACCGCAACCTCTCCCAGTGGGTGACGCTGGAGTGCGATGGGAATGACTTCACCAGCAAGCTGCGGGACGCCGGCTGCCATGCCGTCCTCTTCCTGAACATACCCAG CTATGGCGGCGGCACCCACCCGTGGAACGACTCGTTCGGGGCGACGAAGCCCACCATTGACGACGGCCTGATGGAGGTGGTGGGGCTGACCACCTACCAGCTGCCGATGCTGCAGGCGGGCATGCACGGCACCTGCATCTGCCAGTGCCGGAAGGCGCGCATCATAACGAAGCGCACCATACCGATGCAGGTGGATGGTGAGGCGTGTCGCGTGAAGCCGTCGATCATTGAGATCGAGCTGTTGAATAAGGCGTTGATGCTGACCAAGTGCAAGAATGGACGTGGCGATGTCCA AGTAAATCCCCTGGAGAAGCTTCAATTGAATATCCTGCGCATTACGATGCAGCAGTATGAGCAATACCACTACCAAAGGGAGATGCTCAGTAAGCTGGCGAACAAGCTCGGCCAGATCGAGATCGACTCACAATGCGATCTGGATCATGTCCGCAATATGCTCAACGCCAAGTTCGAAGAGTCCATCACCTACCCGAAGGTATCGCAGGACTGGTGTTTCGTAGACG CCTGCACTGCAGAGCACTACTTCCGCATCGACAGGGCGCAGGAACATTTACACTACATCTGTGACATCGCCATTGACGATTTACTCATTCTGGATCACGAACTCGCCACCATGCCCCAAACACCCGACCAAGAACGCTCCTTTGCCGCATTCTCGCAGCGTCAGGCCCAGACAGAGCGCCGACAGATGGACCAGGCCCAGGGCCATGCACCAGGCAGCACCG ACGAGGATTTACAAATTGGCTCCAAGCCCATCAAAGTGATGAAGTGGAAGAG CCCTATACTGGAACAAACTTCCGATGCCATACTACTAGCAGCCCAAAGCGGTGATCTCAATATG TTACGTGCACTACATGAACAAGGATACTCATTGCAGTCAGTGAACAAGAACGGAGAGACGGCCCTGCACTTTGCTTGCAAATACAACCATAAGGACATTGTGAAATATATCATCTCATGTGCCACAAAACGCATCATCAATATGCCCGACAAGGACCA CGGACAAACTGCTTTACATATCGCCGCTGATACGACTCGCAGGGAGCTCTGCGTGATGCTGGTGGCCGCCGGGGCTAGTCTGCAGGCACGCAATGCCGAAGGCAACACCCCCATGATGGTGGCCTTCAATCGGAATGCCAACGAGATAGCCACATATTTGGAAAGTAAGGATGTGGAAGCGGTTAAGGATGAGAATGAGGATGAGAAGGacagcagcaccatcatcaTTGTCTGGCCGCCGCCGTCATCGTCCATGTAG
- the rdgA gene encoding eye-specific diacylglycerol kinase isoform X15, which translates to MFISYLNCDSPNANANANTSVNASSNASSNPSAEQRVWGMERLLHAVREEFQTEDENEEDDAEHSDCDSSSSSSSSSAAEAAADSSQPLSQSLPLPQSLLLQQQQQKAARRKLQRSDSFETGTGMPMLAWTETAAGAGGVTSAAAAAAAGAGAAGGTVRRFRRSSIGMQRKSAFRQRKLDSLGAWRRKSRRTATGSNARRPIRIVPDWTENAINGEHYWKTSSASGDLCCLNEECIVSSKSGQRLKCSACQLVAHINCIPYVNEKPTLLCKPTYRDVGIRQYREQTTTHHHWVHRKMEKGKCKQCGKNIMFESIPQAVQSKLFGSKEIVALSCAWCHEIYHNKDTCFNQEKIGEECRLGNYAPIIVPPSWIVKLPNKGNFKSSIRVSNKNAATGSSAAGAGGGTAAGAPGGPGGPGGPGGKGKKQTQRRQKGKDEKKGEPRAFIVKPIPSPEVIPVIVFINPKSGGNQGVKLLGKFQHLLNPRQVFDLTQGGPKMGLDMFRKAPNLRVLACGGDGTVGWVLSVLDQIHPPLSPCPAVGVLPLGTGNDLARALGWGGYFSCQGYTDEPVGKILREIGMSQCVLMDRWRVKVTPNDDVCDDHMDRSKANVPLNVINNYFSFGVDAHIALEFHEAREAHPERFNSRLRNKMYYGQMGGKDLILRQYRNLSQWVTLECDGNDFTSKLRDAGCHAVLFLNIPSYGGGTHPWNDSFGATKPTIDDGLMEVVGLTTYQLPMLQAGMHGTCICQCRKARIITKRTIPMQVDGEACRVKPSIIEIELLNKALMLTKCKNGRGDVQVNPLEKLQLNILRITMQQYEQYHYQREMLSKLANKLGQIEIDSQCDLDHVRNMLNAKFEESITYPKVSQDWCFVDACTAEHYFRIDRAQEHLHYICDIAIDDLLILDHELATMPQTPDQERSFAAFSQRQAQTERRQMDQAQGHAPGSTDEDLQIGSKPIKVMKWKSNKDRLFSFNEDVFGYGFSPILEQTSDAILLAAQSGDLNMLRALHEQGYSLQSVNKNGETALHFACKYNHKDIVKYIISCATKRIINMPDKDHGQTALHIAADTTRRELCVMLVAAGASLQARNAEGNTPMMVAFNRNANEIATYLESKDVEAVKDENEDEKDSSTIIIVWPPPSSSM; encoded by the exons ATGTTCATATCTTATTTGAACTGCGACAGCCctaacgccaacgccaacgccaacaccagcgtcaacgccagcagcaacgccagcagcaATCCATCAGCAGAGCAGCGGGTGTGGGGAATGGAGCGGCTACTGCATGCAGTGCGTGAGGAATTCCAAACGgaagacgaaaacgaagaagaCGACGCTGAGCacagcgactgcgacagcagcagcagcagtagcagtagctcagcagcagaggcagcggccgACAGCAGCCAGCCGCTTTCTCAGTCACTGCCATTGCCGCAGTCgctgctcctgcagcagcagcagcagaaggcagcccGTCGTAAGCTGCAGCGCAGTGACAGCTTTGAAACAGGAACGGGCATGCCCATGCTTGCATGGACGGAGACGGCTGCAGGTGCAGGAGGTGTAACaagtgcagctgcagctgcagctgcgggtgcgggtgcagCAGGGGGTACAGTTCGTCGCTTTCGACGCTCCTCGATTGGAATGCAACGAAAGTCGGCATTTCGCCAAAGGAAGCTCGACTCGCTGGGGGCGTGGCGACGCAAGAG CAGGCGTACCGCTACAGGCAGCAATGCCCGTCGGCCCATACGCATTGTGCCCGATTGGACAGAGAATGCAATTAATGGCGAGCACTACTGGAAGACCTCGTCGGCCTCCGGCGATCTCTGTTGCCTCAACGAGGAGTGCATTGTAAGTTCA AAGAGCGGCCAGCGTTTGAAGTGCTCCGCCTGCCAGCTGGTAGCCCACATCAATTGCATTCCGTATGTGAACGAGAAGCCGACGCTGCTGTGCAAGCCCACCTATCGGGATGTGGGGATCAGGCAGTACCGGGAGCAGACGACCACCCACCACCACTGGGTGCACCGCAAGATGGAGAAGGGGAAGTGCAAGCAGTGTGGCAAG AATATTATGTTTGAATCCATACCGCAGGCGGTTCAGAGCAAGCTATTTGGCTCCAAAGAAATTGTAGCTTTGTCCTGTGCCTGGTGTCATGAGATCTATCACAACAAGGACACGTGCTTCAATCAGGAGAAAATCGGCGAAGAGTGTCGTCTCG GCAACTATGCACCGATTATTGTGCCGCCATCGTGGATTGTCAAGCTGCCGAACAAGGGCAACTTCAAGTCCTCCATTCGGGTAAGCAACAAGAACGCTGCCACCGGCTCCTCCGCTGCTGGAGCCGGCGGTGGCACTGCAGCTGGCGCACCTGGCGGACCCGGCGGACCCGGCGGTCCCGGTGGCAAAGGCAAGAAGCAGACCCAGCGCCGGCAGAAGGGCAAGGACGAGAAGAAGGGAGAACCGCGCGCATTCATCGTGAAGCCCATTCCATCGCCGGAGGTAATACCGGTCATTGTCTTTATTAATCCCAAGTCCGGTGGCAATCAGGGCGTCAAGCTACTCGGCAAGTTCCAGCATCTCCTGAACCCACGCCAGGTCTTTGATCTAACGCAAGGAGGTCCCAAAATGGG TCTGGACATGTTCCGCAAGGCGCCGAATCTTCGGGTTTTGGCCTGCGGCGGCGATGGCACCGTCGGCTGGGTGCTCTCCGTCCTCGATCAGATCCATCCACCATTGTCGCCGTGCCCGGCCGTCGGTGTGCTGCCGTTGGGGACGGGCAACGATCTCGCTCGCGCTCTCGGATGGGGCGGG TATTTCTCCTGTCAGGGCTACACGGACGAACCGGTGGGCAAGATCCTACGCGAGATCGGGATGTCGCAGTGCGTCCTCATGGACCGCTGGCGCGTCAAGGTCACGCCCAACGACGATGTCTGCGATGACCACATGGACCGCAGCAAGGCGAACGTGCCCCTGAACGTGATCAACAACTACTTCTCGTTCGGGGTGGATGCCCACATCGCACTGGAGTTCCACGAGGCGCGGGAGGCCCATCCGGAGCGCTTCAATTCGCGGCTGCGCAACAAGATGTACTACGGCCAGATGGGGGGCAAGGATCTGATCCTGCGCCAGTACCGCAACCTCTCCCAGTGGGTGACGCTGGAGTGCGATGGGAATGACTTCACCAGCAAGCTGCGGGACGCCGGCTGCCATGCCGTCCTCTTCCTGAACATACCCAG CTATGGCGGCGGCACCCACCCGTGGAACGACTCGTTCGGGGCGACGAAGCCCACCATTGACGACGGCCTGATGGAGGTGGTGGGGCTGACCACCTACCAGCTGCCGATGCTGCAGGCGGGCATGCACGGCACCTGCATCTGCCAGTGCCGGAAGGCGCGCATCATAACGAAGCGCACCATACCGATGCAGGTGGATGGTGAGGCGTGTCGCGTGAAGCCGTCGATCATTGAGATCGAGCTGTTGAATAAGGCGTTGATGCTGACCAAGTGCAAGAATGGACGTGGCGATGTCCA AGTAAATCCCCTGGAGAAGCTTCAATTGAATATCCTGCGCATTACGATGCAGCAGTATGAGCAATACCACTACCAAAGGGAGATGCTCAGTAAGCTGGCGAACAAGCTCGGCCAGATCGAGATCGACTCACAATGCGATCTGGATCATGTCCGCAATATGCTCAACGCCAAGTTCGAAGAGTCCATCACCTACCCGAAGGTATCGCAGGACTGGTGTTTCGTAGACG CCTGCACTGCAGAGCACTACTTCCGCATCGACAGGGCGCAGGAACATTTACACTACATCTGTGACATCGCCATTGACGATTTACTCATTCTGGATCACGAACTCGCCACCATGCCCCAAACACCCGACCAAGAACGCTCCTTTGCCGCATTCTCGCAGCGTCAGGCCCAGACAGAGCGCCGACAGATGGACCAGGCCCAGGGCCATGCACCAGGCAGCACCG ACGAGGATTTACAAATTGGCTCCAAGCCCATCAAAGTGATGAAGTGGAAGAG CAATAAAGATCGTTTGTTCAGTTTCAACGAAGATGTTTTTGGTTATGGATTCAG CCCTATACTGGAACAAACTTCCGATGCCATACTACTAGCAGCCCAAAGCGGTGATCTCAATATG TTACGTGCACTACATGAACAAGGATACTCATTGCAGTCAGTGAACAAGAACGGAGAGACGGCCCTGCACTTTGCTTGCAAATACAACCATAAGGACATTGTGAAATATATCATCTCATGTGCCACAAAACGCATCATCAATATGCCCGACAAGGACCA CGGACAAACTGCTTTACATATCGCCGCTGATACGACTCGCAGGGAGCTCTGCGTGATGCTGGTGGCCGCCGGGGCTAGTCTGCAGGCACGCAATGCCGAAGGCAACACCCCCATGATGGTGGCCTTCAATCGGAATGCCAACGAGATAGCCACATATTTGGAAAGTAAGGATGTGGAAGCGGTTAAGGATGAGAATGAGGATGAGAAGGacagcagcaccatcatcaTTGTCTGGCCGCCGCCGTCATCGTCCATGTAG
- the rdgA gene encoding eye-specific diacylglycerol kinase isoform X17, which yields MFISYLNCDSPNANANANTSVNASSNASSNPSAEQRVWGMERLLHAVREEFQTEDENEEDDAEHSDCDSSSSSSSSSAAEAAADSSQPLSQSLPLPQSLLLQQQQQKAARRKLQRSDSFETGTGMPMLAWTETAAGAGGVTSAAAAAAAGAGAAGGTVRRFRRSSIGMQRKSAFRQRKLDSLGAWRRKRRTATGSNARRPIRIVPDWTENAINGEHYWKTSSASGDLCCLNEECIKSGQRLKCSACQLVAHINCIPYVNEKPTLLCKPTYRDVGIRQYREQTTTHHHWVHRKMEKGKCKQCGKNIMFESIPQAVQSKLFGSKEIVALSCAWCHEIYHNKDTCFNQEKIGEECRLGNYAPIIVPPSWIVKLPNKGNFKSSIRVSNKNAATGSSAAGAGGGTAAGAPGGPGGPGGPGGKGKKQTQRRQKGKDEKKGEPRAFIVKPIPSPEVIPVIVFINPKSGGNQGVKLLGKFQHLLNPRQVFDLTQGGPKMGLDMFRKAPNLRVLACGGDGTVGWVLSVLDQIHPPLSPCPAVGVLPLGTGNDLARALGWGGGYTDEPVGKILREIGMSQCVLMDRWRVKVTPNDDVCDDHMDRSKANVPLNVINNYFSFGVDAHIALEFHEAREAHPERFNSRLRNKMYYGQMGGKDLILRQYRNLSQWVTLECDGNDFTSKLRDAGCHAVLFLNIPSYGGGTHPWNDSFGATKPTIDDGLMEVVGLTTYQLPMLQAGMHGTCICQCRKARIITKRTIPMQVDGEACRVKPSIIEIELLNKALMLTKCKNGRGDVQVNPLEKLQLNILRITMQQYEQYHYQREMLSKLANKLGQIEIDSQCDLDHVRNMLNAKFEESITYPKVSQDWCFVDACTAEHYFRIDRAQEHLHYICDIAIDDLLILDHELATMPQTPDQERSFAAFSQRQAQTERRQMDQAQGHAPGSTDEDLQIGSKPIKVMKWKSPILEQTSDAILLAAQSGDLNMLRALHEQGYSLQSVNKNGETALHFACKYNHKDIVKYIISCATKRIINMPDKDHGQTALHIAADTTRRELCVMLVAAGASLQARNAEGNTPMMVAFNRNANEIATYLESKDVEAVKDENEDEKDSSTIIIVWPPPSSSM from the exons ATGTTCATATCTTATTTGAACTGCGACAGCCctaacgccaacgccaacgccaacaccagcgtcaacgccagcagcaacgccagcagcaATCCATCAGCAGAGCAGCGGGTGTGGGGAATGGAGCGGCTACTGCATGCAGTGCGTGAGGAATTCCAAACGgaagacgaaaacgaagaagaCGACGCTGAGCacagcgactgcgacagcagcagcagcagtagcagtagctcagcagcagaggcagcggccgACAGCAGCCAGCCGCTTTCTCAGTCACTGCCATTGCCGCAGTCgctgctcctgcagcagcagcagcagaaggcagcccGTCGTAAGCTGCAGCGCAGTGACAGCTTTGAAACAGGAACGGGCATGCCCATGCTTGCATGGACGGAGACGGCTGCAGGTGCAGGAGGTGTAACaagtgcagctgcagctgcagctgcgggtgcgggtgcagCAGGGGGTACAGTTCGTCGCTTTCGACGCTCCTCGATTGGAATGCAACGAAAGTCGGCATTTCGCCAAAGGAAGCTCGACTCGCTGGGGGCGTGGCGACGCAAGAG GCGTACCGCTACAGGCAGCAATGCCCGTCGGCCCATACGCATTGTGCCCGATTGGACAGAGAATGCAATTAATGGCGAGCACTACTGGAAGACCTCGTCGGCCTCCGGCGATCTCTGTTGCCTCAACGAGGAGTGCATT AAGAGCGGCCAGCGTTTGAAGTGCTCCGCCTGCCAGCTGGTAGCCCACATCAATTGCATTCCGTATGTGAACGAGAAGCCGACGCTGCTGTGCAAGCCCACCTATCGGGATGTGGGGATCAGGCAGTACCGGGAGCAGACGACCACCCACCACCACTGGGTGCACCGCAAGATGGAGAAGGGGAAGTGCAAGCAGTGTGGCAAG AATATTATGTTTGAATCCATACCGCAGGCGGTTCAGAGCAAGCTATTTGGCTCCAAAGAAATTGTAGCTTTGTCCTGTGCCTGGTGTCATGAGATCTATCACAACAAGGACACGTGCTTCAATCAGGAGAAAATCGGCGAAGAGTGTCGTCTCG GCAACTATGCACCGATTATTGTGCCGCCATCGTGGATTGTCAAGCTGCCGAACAAGGGCAACTTCAAGTCCTCCATTCGGGTAAGCAACAAGAACGCTGCCACCGGCTCCTCCGCTGCTGGAGCCGGCGGTGGCACTGCAGCTGGCGCACCTGGCGGACCCGGCGGACCCGGCGGTCCCGGTGGCAAAGGCAAGAAGCAGACCCAGCGCCGGCAGAAGGGCAAGGACGAGAAGAAGGGAGAACCGCGCGCATTCATCGTGAAGCCCATTCCATCGCCGGAGGTAATACCGGTCATTGTCTTTATTAATCCCAAGTCCGGTGGCAATCAGGGCGTCAAGCTACTCGGCAAGTTCCAGCATCTCCTGAACCCACGCCAGGTCTTTGATCTAACGCAAGGAGGTCCCAAAATGGG TCTGGACATGTTCCGCAAGGCGCCGAATCTTCGGGTTTTGGCCTGCGGCGGCGATGGCACCGTCGGCTGGGTGCTCTCCGTCCTCGATCAGATCCATCCACCATTGTCGCCGTGCCCGGCCGTCGGTGTGCTGCCGTTGGGGACGGGCAACGATCTCGCTCGCGCTCTCGGATGGGGCGGG GGCTACACGGACGAACCGGTGGGCAAGATCCTACGCGAGATCGGGATGTCGCAGTGCGTCCTCATGGACCGCTGGCGCGTCAAGGTCACGCCCAACGACGATGTCTGCGATGACCACATGGACCGCAGCAAGGCGAACGTGCCCCTGAACGTGATCAACAACTACTTCTCGTTCGGGGTGGATGCCCACATCGCACTGGAGTTCCACGAGGCGCGGGAGGCCCATCCGGAGCGCTTCAATTCGCGGCTGCGCAACAAGATGTACTACGGCCAGATGGGGGGCAAGGATCTGATCCTGCGCCAGTACCGCAACCTCTCCCAGTGGGTGACGCTGGAGTGCGATGGGAATGACTTCACCAGCAAGCTGCGGGACGCCGGCTGCCATGCCGTCCTCTTCCTGAACATACCCAG CTATGGCGGCGGCACCCACCCGTGGAACGACTCGTTCGGGGCGACGAAGCCCACCATTGACGACGGCCTGATGGAGGTGGTGGGGCTGACCACCTACCAGCTGCCGATGCTGCAGGCGGGCATGCACGGCACCTGCATCTGCCAGTGCCGGAAGGCGCGCATCATAACGAAGCGCACCATACCGATGCAGGTGGATGGTGAGGCGTGTCGCGTGAAGCCGTCGATCATTGAGATCGAGCTGTTGAATAAGGCGTTGATGCTGACCAAGTGCAAGAATGGACGTGGCGATGTCCA AGTAAATCCCCTGGAGAAGCTTCAATTGAATATCCTGCGCATTACGATGCAGCAGTATGAGCAATACCACTACCAAAGGGAGATGCTCAGTAAGCTGGCGAACAAGCTCGGCCAGATCGAGATCGACTCACAATGCGATCTGGATCATGTCCGCAATATGCTCAACGCCAAGTTCGAAGAGTCCATCACCTACCCGAAGGTATCGCAGGACTGGTGTTTCGTAGACG CCTGCACTGCAGAGCACTACTTCCGCATCGACAGGGCGCAGGAACATTTACACTACATCTGTGACATCGCCATTGACGATTTACTCATTCTGGATCACGAACTCGCCACCATGCCCCAAACACCCGACCAAGAACGCTCCTTTGCCGCATTCTCGCAGCGTCAGGCCCAGACAGAGCGCCGACAGATGGACCAGGCCCAGGGCCATGCACCAGGCAGCACCG ACGAGGATTTACAAATTGGCTCCAAGCCCATCAAAGTGATGAAGTGGAAGAG CCCTATACTGGAACAAACTTCCGATGCCATACTACTAGCAGCCCAAAGCGGTGATCTCAATATG TTACGTGCACTACATGAACAAGGATACTCATTGCAGTCAGTGAACAAGAACGGAGAGACGGCCCTGCACTTTGCTTGCAAATACAACCATAAGGACATTGTGAAATATATCATCTCATGTGCCACAAAACGCATCATCAATATGCCCGACAAGGACCA CGGACAAACTGCTTTACATATCGCCGCTGATACGACTCGCAGGGAGCTCTGCGTGATGCTGGTGGCCGCCGGGGCTAGTCTGCAGGCACGCAATGCCGAAGGCAACACCCCCATGATGGTGGCCTTCAATCGGAATGCCAACGAGATAGCCACATATTTGGAAAGTAAGGATGTGGAAGCGGTTAAGGATGAGAATGAGGATGAGAAGGacagcagcaccatcatcaTTGTCTGGCCGCCGCCGTCATCGTCCATGTAG